A single Oncorhynchus tshawytscha isolate Ot180627B linkage group LG01, Otsh_v2.0, whole genome shotgun sequence DNA region contains:
- the LOC112251034 gene encoding protein ABHD8, giving the protein MLTTLMDGLLCCLTGKSANVVVPIETSEPADGYEFVEVKPGRVLRVRHVIPEREVEEEPSGPGGSVRCKRKITVYRNGQLLIENLGDAVRPERLHALNGEAEPNCTVEVELADPPSNPTLNSDTKVDKTGSVVGTGEIGAGGAATAPDLTQQARKRRRKPKRTVVIDSERKITSCKGTHADVALFFVHGVGGSLDIWGSQLDFFFRLGYEVIVPDLVGHGASSAPQIAAAYTFYALAEDMRAIFKRYARKRNILIGHSYGVSFCTFLAHEYPDQVHKVVMINGGGPTALEPSLCSIFNLPTCILHCLSPCLSWSFLKAGFAHQGAKEKQLLKDNNAFNVSSFVLRAMMSGQYWPEGDEVYHAEITVPILLVHGMYDKFVPVEEDQRMAEILLLAFLKIINEGSHMVMMECPESVNTLLHEFFLWEPDAAPKSKPRSETANAPTASNGGATSESQVKNK; this is encoded by the exons ATGCTGACCACCTTAATGGACGGCCTCCTCTGCTGCCTGACGGGGAAGTCGGCCAATGTTGTGGTTCCCATAGAAACCTCAGAACCCGCTGACGGCTACGAGTTTGTGGAGGTCAAACCAGGTCGCGTCCTGAGGGTCCGACATGTCATTCCGGAacgggaggtggaggaagagccCAGCGGGCCAGGGGGAAGCGTCCGCTGCAAGAGGAAGATCACAGTGTATCGTAACGGACAGCTACTGATAGAAAACCTGGGGGATGCGGTGAGACCGGAGCGGTTACATGCTCTGAACGGAGAAGCAGAACCCAACTGTACAGTAGAGGTAGAGCTTGCAGACCCACCTTCCAATCCAACTCTCAATTCTGACACCAAAGTGGACAAGACAGGGTCAGTGGTTGGGACAGGGGAGATTGGGGCAGGGGGAGCAGCAACAGCTCCAGATCTGACCCAGCAGGCCCGGAAGCGACGGCGGAAGCCCAAGCGCACAGTGGTGATCGACAGCGAGAGGAAGATCACATCGTGTAAGGGGACACACGCGGACGTGGCACTGTTCTTTGTGCACGGTGTGGGTGGCTCGCTGGACATCTGGGGCAGTCAGCTGGACTTCTTCTTCCGTCTGGGCTATGAGGTCATCGTGCCAGATCTGGTAGGTCACGGGGCGAGCTCGGCGCCCCAGATTGCGGCGGCATACACATTCTATGCCCTGGCCGAGGACATGAGGGCCATCTTTAAGAGATATGCACGGAAAAGGAACATTCTCATTGGACACTCTTATGG TGTGTCATTCTGTACATTCCTGGCCCATGAGTACCCGGACCAGGTCCACAAGGTGGTGATGATAAACGGAGGAGGCCCCACAGCCCTGGAGCCCAGCCTTTGTTCCATCTTCAACCTGCCCACCTGCATCCTGCActgcctctccccctgcctctcctggAGCTTTCTCAa GGCTGGATTTGCCCATCAGGGTGCAAAGGAGAAGCAGCTGTTGAAAGACAACAATGCTTTCAACGTGTCCTCCTTCGTGCTGCGTGCCATGATGAGTGGCCAGTACTGGCCAGAGGGCGACGAAGTGTACCATGCAGAGATCACTGTGCCCATCCTACTGGTGCACGGCATGTACGACAAGTTTGTGCCCGTGGAGGAGGATCAACGTatggcagag ATCTTGCTGCTGGCCTTCCTGAAGATAATCAATGAGGGCAGTCACATGGTGATGATGGAGTGTCCCGAGAGCGTCAACACCCTCCTGCACGAGTTCTTCCTCTGGGAGCCAGACGCCGCTCCTAAATCTAAACCACGATCTGAAACTGCCAATGCCCCCACTGCATCCAACGGGGGAGCAACTTCAGAAAGCCAAGTCAAGAATAAGTAG